From the Pseudodesulfovibrio sp. S3 genome, the window CGCCGCCACGCACACTCTGGCTGTCTCGGCCATGGCCTTTCAGGATTGCTGGACCCTGGACCTTGAGCGTCTCAAGGGATGCTGTATCCATATCGTGTCGCCGGACGGGCGGCTGATCCCCTTTTGCGCCTATAACCTGACCTCCATGGACGGCGAAACCCTGTACCGGGGAAGGTGTCATGGGCCTGCCGTTTCTTGACCAATGGCTCGTGCGCCGCATGCAGTGGGATCGGGACCTGCCGCCCACGTCCGGCCAGCTCCGTGAATGGCAGCTGGCCCGGTTGCGGGAGATCGTGGCCCATGCCCAGACAAACAGCCCCTTCTATGCCCGGCATCTGGAAGGCGTTGACGCCTTTGCAATCGAATCCTTTGACGATTTTTCGCGCCTGCCCACGATCACCCCGGACCATATGCGAGAGACCCCGGAACAACTCCTTTGTGTTTCCCAGGATGCAGTCGCACGGGCGGTGACGTTGACCAGCTCCGGCACCACGGGGCCGCCGAAACGGATTTTCCATACCGAGGAAGATCTAGAGGCCACGGTGGATTATTTTGCCTGGGGCATGGGCAATATCGCGGGCAAGGGCCGGACCGTGCTCGTGCTCATGCCCGGAGACCGGCCCGGCGGGGTCGGGCGGCTCCTGGTCGACGCCCTGACCAGGGCCGGTGGCCGCGCCGTGACCCACGGGGTCATGGAAAACGTGGACGTTGCCCTTGACCAATGCCTGGAAGAGGCGGCGGACTGTGTTGTCGGTTCCCCGGCCCATGTCCATATGCTGGCCCACGCCTGGCAGAGGCGGGGGTTGCCCAAGGGGACGATCCGGTCGGTATTGCTGTGTTGGGACGCGATCCCGGAGGCCGTGGCCGCCAACGTGGAGCGTCTGTTCGGGTGCCGGGTATTCCGTCATTGGGGCATGATCGAGACCGGTCTGGGCGGTGCCGTCGAATGCGCACCCGGTTCGGGCATGCATCTGCGCGAGGCCGACGTGTTCATGGAGATAGTGGACCCTGAAACCGGCGCCGGATTGCCGGATGGCGAGTTCGGGGAGATGGTCGTGACCACGCCGCTCAAGCGCGGAATGCCGCTCATCCGTTATCGGACCGGGGACACGGGCCGGATTCTCACGGGGCAATGCAGCTGTGAAAGCCCCTTGCGCCGCCTTGATCCTTTGATTTACCGTAGGCTTGAGGGCGTGGCGACAGGTCCTGAAACGTTGACGCTGCGGACATTGAATGAGGCCCTGTACGGCGTGCCCGGACTAGCGGATTTCGCTGCACGGTTTGACGGCGGCAGGCTGCGTCTGACCGTGTGCGGCGGCAACGGCGTGTCGCGAGACGTGCGTGTTGCCTTGCAGACCGTGCCCGCCGTGGAGCGCGGACGCGCCTTTGGCTGTCTGGAAATAGATATCGATGTCAAGAACGACGGTACTCCGGCCATCGCGGGCCTGGGAAAGCGTTGCATACATACTGATCTGGAGAAATGATCCATGAAAGCGTTTGTTCGTTCCGTAAATGAGTTTATCAGGCTGGGACAGCCTTTTGTGTTGGCGACCGTGGTGGAAAGTTCGGGGTCCACGCCGCGCTCTTCGGGCGCAAAGATGGCCGTGCGGGCCGACGGCTCCATCATAGGCACCGTGGGCGGCGGGCTGGCAGAGGCCCAGGCATGCAAGTCCGCTCAGGAAATGATTGCGGCAGGCGCACCGAATGGTCAGGCCCAGTTGACCTTCGTGGACATGACCCAGGAACTGGCCGCCGATTCGGACATGATTTGCGGCGGCGGGTTGTCCGTGCTGCTCGAAGTCGTGGCTCCGAACGGACCGTGCGCCAAGGCGTATATCGAGCTGGACAGCTTGCTGCGCAAGGGGACTTCAGCGGTCCTGGTCACCGATGTAACGGGGACCGAAGACCTGTGCACCGAGGGCCATGCCGTTCGGACCGGTTCCCTTGAGAACCCGCAGCCCGTTTTGGAAAGATACATTGACTTCATGCGGTTGTCGGAGCCGTTTATCCCTCCGGCTCCGTTGTATATTTTTGGTGCGGGGCATGTTTCCCGATTCACTGCACGCGTGGCCGCCATGGTCGGTTTCCGCACCGTGGTGCTTGACGACCGTGCCGAATATGCAAACGTCGAACGGTTCCCCGAGGCCGATGAAGTGGTGGTCCTGCCGTCCTTTGCCGGGTGCTGCGACAGACTGGCCGAGGATGAGGACGCCTTCATCGTCATCGTGACCAGGGGGCACATGCATGATCGGAATGTGCTGGCCGAGGCCCTGCGGACCAAGGCGAGATACGTGGGCATGATCGGCAGCAGCAAGAAGCGCAACAAGATTTACGAGTCCCTGCTGGCTGACGGATTCACGCAGGCTGACATCGACAGGTGTTATTCCCCCATCGGCCTGACCATCGGCGCGCAGACGCCCGAGGAAATCGGCGTCAGTATCGTGGGCGAACTGATTCAGGTGCGGGCCGGGCAGGGGGCATGAGCAGACTGGCCGCCATCATCCCGGCAGCGGGATTGTCGTCGCGCATGGGTGCGGCATTCAAGCCGTTGCTTCCGCTGGCAGGAGGAACCGTCGTGTCCCGGTGCGTCGAGGTCTTTCGGGCCAACGGCGTGGAGCATGTCCTGGTGGTCACGGGCAAGCGGGCTTCCGAAGTGGCTGAAGCCGCGCGCAAGGCCGGGGCCGAACCTGTTCACAATGCGGATTTCGAGCAGGGCATGTACTCCTCGGTGCTGACGGGCGTGCAGGCCCTGGCCGGGGATGTGTCGGCATTTTTCATGCTCCCGGTGGATATGCCCCTGGTGCGGAATGAGACCGTCGATCGCCTGTTGCAGGAGTTTCAGCGGACCGAACCCTCGGTGCTGTACCCCCGGTTCAGGGGGGAGCGCGGCCATCCTCCGATCATCGGCAGGGAGCTGATCCCCGATATCCTGACCCATGACGGTCGGGGCGGGCTGCGTGTGGTACTCGACCGGCATGAAGGGGGTGCGCGTGATCTGGACGTGGCGGATTTCGGCACGGTGCACGACATCGACCATCCCGCCGATTACGGGCTGGCCTGTTCCCTGGCCGGGACCGAATACCCCTGCGAGGCCGAATGCCGGCAACTCTGGGAAATGCAGTCTGTACAGGAGCACATCATCGGCCATTGCCGGGCTGTTGCAAAGGTGGCTGAAGCCTTGTGCGAGCACCTTAACGCCCGGCGCGGAGTACCGCTTCTTGACTCAGGTCTGGTGCGTGGCGCGGCCCTGACCCATGACATAGGCAAAGGCACGAAGCGGCATGAGGCCGCAGGGGCGGAACTGCTGCATCTGCACGGATTTCACGCTGCCGCCGATATCGTCGCCGCGCATTTCGACCTGACGCTTCGGCCAGAGGAGCCGATCTCGGAAAAGGAGATAGTGTTTCTGGCGGACAAGCTGGTCCGTTGCCATGCTCCGGTTTCCCTGGAGGCGCGGTACATGGAGAAGCTGAAGATGTATGCCCATGAGACGGGTGCAACAGAGGCCATACTCGGTCGCCTGGGCCGGGCCAGGGATGTGCTGGTTCGTTTCGACCGGGAGATGAACGTCCCCGCCGAACAGCTCGCCCGGGAGGCGTTGGCGTGATCGTGCTCCTTCGTCATGCCCGGACCAGCGGCGGCAGGGGGAGGTGCATCGGTCGGACGCCGTTGCCTCTTTCCGGCGAAGGCGTGGCTCAGGCCCTGATGTTGGAAAAAACGTTGCGTGCCGTGCGGTTCGCCCGTTTGTGTTCAAGTCCGTCTCAGCGGGCCTTGGACACCATTGCTCCGTTGGCAGAATCGCTCCACCTGTCAGTGGAAGTGATGCCTGGATTGGATGAAATCGATATGGGTGCGTGGGAGGGATTTTCCTTCGAGGATATCCGCAAACGATCTCCCGAAGAATATGCCTTGCGGGGGAGCCGATTCGGATCATTCCGTCCGACAGGCGGCGAAAGTTTCAATGATGTGGCGGATCGGGCCATGGGGATTCTGGACGGGCTGGCTGCCGGGCCGCAGCCCGTGCTGGCGGTGACCCATGCCGGGGTTATCCGGTCCGTGCTGTGCCGGTTGACCGGCCATCCGTTGGACGATCTGTTTCATTTTGCGCCGGACAACCTGGGCTGTACGGTTCTCAGGCCGATGCAACCCGGTCACGAACTTGCCGCAACCGGGCTCTTGCCGGAAGATATCCCCTCTTTTCTTCAGTCCTAGCAGCTCTGTGGGCAGAACCGGCTCCAGCCCATGAGGCTGGCGGCTCCGGCAATGGTCGTGCCGTAGAACAGCACGGGCTTGTCGGTGAGGAACAGGTCGATGGAGTCGTTGGCCAGGGTGGTGCCGGTAACGAGCAGCAGGTCGCACCAGTCGATGGCGTCCTGTGTTGCGTCGCCGTCTTCCACGAAAACCCCATGGGTGGTCTTGCCCACGTTGTCGGGATCAAGGTCGATGAGCCGCACTTGGGTTTTTGAACTCAACGCCTGGGCCAGCGCAGGCTGGTACCCGATGATGGTGATTCGGCAGGTGCCGTGTTCCGCGCAGATGTGGTCGAATACGGTTTGCGCGCACAGCTTGGGACCGGCGTCCTTGCAGTGGATCGTGTGCTCGGCCGACCCCAGGGATCGGGCTACGGCATTGAGGGTGGACACGAACACGGCGCGGTTGAAGTTGTTGTCCAGGGGCAGGGCCGCCACCTGGCTCAGGGTGCCCTTGAAATTGCCGTATTGGTCGGTGAAGGCCTGACCCCGTGCGCCGCGAAAGTTGGATTCCATCAATTTTTCCTTGCCCTTCTGAATGGGAAAGTCGGTCTCTTCCGGGTTGCCGATGGCTTGCTCGACGGTCAAGGGACCTGCCGACACGGTGATGGGTTCGGCCAGGATGTCTTCCCTGGTCCAGAGTTCTATGGCCTTGTCGCGGACGGTTTCGAGTATTGTTTTCATGGGGTTCCTATACAGCGGAAAGGCGTTTGAGTGCAATGAAAATGGACAGGGAAAAGAGCCCGATGACAGCGGACATGACCAATGCGCGGTCGAATTCCCCGCTGAACACGGCATTGTATATTTCGAGGGACAGGGTGTTGGTCTTGCCGATGATGTTGCCGCCGAGCATCAGGGTGATGCCCACTTCGCCCAAAGATCGACCCAGGGCGAGAAACCATCCCGAAGCCACATTGCGCCGGACATTGGGCAGCAACACCAGCCAGAAGGTCTGCCAGTCGGTTTTTCCCAGGACCTGCGAGACTTCGCCCAGCCGTTGCACGTCTCCCCGGAGGGCCGCTTCCACGGGTTTGACCATGAGCGGTAGCCCGGCCACGAATGACGCCAGGACAATGCCCGGGAAGCTGAAGACGATGTCCACGGGGAGCATCCGCCCTGCCATGCCGGCCCGTCCCAGCAACATGAGCAGGATGAACCCCGTGGCTATGGGAGGGAATACCAGGGGGAGCGTCACCAGGAAATCGACCACCGAGCGCATCATGCCTTTGCCGGATGTCAGATAATATCCGAGAAGGATGCCGCTGACCAGGTGCAGCGAACCGGCGGCGACAAGTACTTTCAAGGTGAGCCACAACGGGCCGGTTGTTTGCGGCTGGGTCAATATCCCTATGAAGTCCATTGGTTAAAGTCCGTTTTGCTCAATGATTTTTTTGGCTTCGGGGGTTTGGAGAAAGTCCAGAAACGACTTGGCCTGGTCCATGTCCGTGCAGTCGTCCAGTACGCCCGCAATGATGTATATGGGGGAATACGCGTTTTCATCCAGGACGATGAAACCGCCGAGCTTGTCCTTCACATTCAGTGCATGGGTGAGATTGAGGAATCCCATGTCCACTTCATTGGTGGTCAGGTAGGAAAAAACCTGGGGAATGGTGGCCACTTCGATCAGCCGGGGCTGGATGGCCGGGAGTCTGCCGGTGGATTGCAGGAATTCCCGTGCGGCCTTGCCGTAGATGGCCTTCTTGGTATCCGGCATGGCGATGCGTCCGGCCTTGTCGTTGTCCAGGTCTTCAAGTTTGGAAAATTGGGAGGATTTGGCAAAGGCCAGGACCAGTTTGCCGCGTCCGAGTTTCTGCCGGGTGGTCATGGGCAGTCCTGCCTTGACCAGGAAATTTTCGTCGCCCAGCACGATGTCGACCTTGCCGCTTTCCTTGGCCAGCGTGGTCACGCGTGCCATGTTCCCGTAAATGAGGTCCAGGGTTTGGCCGGTTTTCTGCGTGTAGGCGTCGTTGAGTGCATTGACCATTTTCTTGTATCCCGCACCGGAAGCGAGGACGAGGCTTTCCGCCGCGGCCGCCGTTGCCAATGCGGCAATGATCAGGGCGGCGATGACGAGGGATCGAACGAAATGCATGGGGGTTCTCCTTAAGGGTAAGAGGGTGCAGCGTGGGGGCGGACCAGGTCGGGGGGCACATCTGCCGGTCAATATCCCTGCTGCAATGCCGTGCCGGACTGTCCCGTGTGACGGCAGGTCCAATGGGATTGCCTGCCATCACACGGGTTGTGTCATGTTCACAATTCACCTATAATTTGTAGTGTTATGTAGCAACCTCGTCACGTAAACATGTGAACGCGTGACTATCCATGGGATTATGATCATGAACGACGTCAAGTCATCCGGCAAGGTGTGTCCACGCGAATTCTTCAGCGTCTCGGATCAGGTAAGCTATCTTGAGCCGTCCCAGTTGCGGGCCTTTGAAGAGGCATTCGTGCGGTGGAAGAATTCGGCCAGCCGCATGGACAGCGTCAGGGCCAGGACGCGCATGTGGCTTATCTTCATGTTGCTGCGGCATACCGGCGCCCGTTTGGGCGAGATACTCTCTCTGGATGACGCCGCGGCGTTCGATTCCTCCGGTCCGTTCGTCCGCCTCGGCCGAGAGGATCGGGTGC encodes:
- a CDS encoding DUF364 domain-containing protein, translated to MKTILETVRDKAIELWTREDILAEPITVSAGPLTVEQAIGNPEETDFPIQKGKEKLMESNFRGARGQAFTDQYGNFKGTLSQVAALPLDNNFNRAVFVSTLNAVARSLGSAEHTIHCKDAGPKLCAQTVFDHICAEHGTCRITIIGYQPALAQALSSKTQVRLIDLDPDNVGKTTHGVFVEDGDATQDAIDWCDLLLVTGTTLANDSIDLFLTDKPVLFYGTTIAGAASLMGWSRFCPQSC
- the modA gene encoding molybdate ABC transporter substrate-binding protein; this encodes MHFVRSLVIAALIIAALATAAAAESLVLASGAGYKKMVNALNDAYTQKTGQTLDLIYGNMARVTTLAKESGKVDIVLGDENFLVKAGLPMTTRQKLGRGKLVLAFAKSSQFSKLEDLDNDKAGRIAMPDTKKAIYGKAAREFLQSTGRLPAIQPRLIEVATIPQVFSYLTTNEVDMGFLNLTHALNVKDKLGGFIVLDENAYSPIYIIAGVLDDCTDMDQAKSFLDFLQTPEAKKIIEQNGL
- a CDS encoding DVU_1551 family NTP transferase, producing MSRLAAIIPAAGLSSRMGAAFKPLLPLAGGTVVSRCVEVFRANGVEHVLVVTGKRASEVAEAARKAGAEPVHNADFEQGMYSSVLTGVQALAGDVSAFFMLPVDMPLVRNETVDRLLQEFQRTEPSVLYPRFRGERGHPPIIGRELIPDILTHDGRGGLRVVLDRHEGGARDLDVADFGTVHDIDHPADYGLACSLAGTEYPCEAECRQLWEMQSVQEHIIGHCRAVAKVAEALCEHLNARRGVPLLDSGLVRGAALTHDIGKGTKRHEAAGAELLHLHGFHAAADIVAAHFDLTLRPEEPISEKEIVFLADKLVRCHAPVSLEARYMEKLKMYAHETGATEAILGRLGRARDVLVRFDREMNVPAEQLAREALA
- a CDS encoding ABC transporter permease subunit yields the protein MDFIGILTQPQTTGPLWLTLKVLVAAGSLHLVSGILLGYYLTSGKGMMRSVVDFLVTLPLVFPPIATGFILLMLLGRAGMAGRMLPVDIVFSFPGIVLASFVAGLPLMVKPVEAALRGDVQRLGEVSQVLGKTDWQTFWLVLLPNVRRNVASGWFLALGRSLGEVGITLMLGGNIIGKTNTLSLEIYNAVFSGEFDRALVMSAVIGLFSLSIFIALKRLSAV
- a CDS encoding XdhC/CoxI family protein codes for the protein MKAFVRSVNEFIRLGQPFVLATVVESSGSTPRSSGAKMAVRADGSIIGTVGGGLAEAQACKSAQEMIAAGAPNGQAQLTFVDMTQELAADSDMICGGGLSVLLEVVAPNGPCAKAYIELDSLLRKGTSAVLVTDVTGTEDLCTEGHAVRTGSLENPQPVLERYIDFMRLSEPFIPPAPLYIFGAGHVSRFTARVAAMVGFRTVVLDDRAEYANVERFPEADEVVVLPSFAGCCDRLAEDEDAFIVIVTRGHMHDRNVLAEALRTKARYVGMIGSSKKRNKIYESLLADGFTQADIDRCYSPIGLTIGAQTPEEIGVSIVGELIQVRAGQGA
- a CDS encoding DVU_1553 family AMP-dependent CoA ligase — encoded protein: MGLPFLDQWLVRRMQWDRDLPPTSGQLREWQLARLREIVAHAQTNSPFYARHLEGVDAFAIESFDDFSRLPTITPDHMRETPEQLLCVSQDAVARAVTLTSSGTTGPPKRIFHTEEDLEATVDYFAWGMGNIAGKGRTVLVLMPGDRPGGVGRLLVDALTRAGGRAVTHGVMENVDVALDQCLEEAADCVVGSPAHVHMLAHAWQRRGLPKGTIRSVLLCWDAIPEAVAANVERLFGCRVFRHWGMIETGLGGAVECAPGSGMHLREADVFMEIVDPETGAGLPDGEFGEMVVTTPLKRGMPLIRYRTGDTGRILTGQCSCESPLRRLDPLIYRRLEGVATGPETLTLRTLNEALYGVPGLADFAARFDGGRLRLTVCGGNGVSRDVRVALQTVPAVERGRAFGCLEIDIDVKNDGTPAIAGLGKRCIHTDLEK
- a CDS encoding histidine phosphatase family protein, whose translation is MIVLLRHARTSGGRGRCIGRTPLPLSGEGVAQALMLEKTLRAVRFARLCSSPSQRALDTIAPLAESLHLSVEVMPGLDEIDMGAWEGFSFEDIRKRSPEEYALRGSRFGSFRPTGGESFNDVADRAMGILDGLAAGPQPVLAVTHAGVIRSVLCRLTGHPLDDLFHFAPDNLGCTVLRPMQPGHELAATGLLPEDIPSFLQS